The Lactuca sativa cultivar Salinas chromosome 2, Lsat_Salinas_v11, whole genome shotgun sequence genome includes a window with the following:
- the LOC111899805 gene encoding uncharacterized protein LOC111899805, with protein MVTKKQQIAFHGSPMERRQFLLDPEECSSRGSHHRLAEVAGGTTAECAAVVCCFPCTVVNFLVLAVYKVPAGLCRKALRKKRRRRLKKKGVLIQTSHGVDGISIDGTEFSLHTAAADRLVVKSMDSDEDLIELENEMWETFYGTGFWRSLSQRID; from the coding sequence ATGGTCACGAAAAAACAACAGATCGCCTTCCACGGATCTCCAATGGAACGCCGGCAGTTTTTGTTAGATCCAGAGGAGTGTTCATCCCGTGGTAGTCACCACCGCTTAGCCGAGGTCGCCGGAGGAACCACAGCTGAATGTGCAGCGGTGGTCTGCTGCTTCCCCTGCACCGTCGTTAACTTTTTGGTGTTGGCCGTGTACAAGGTTCCGGCGGGTTTGTGCCGGAAGGCTTTAAGAAAGAAGCGGCGCCGCCGGCTCAAGAAGAAAGGGGTATTGATCCAAACTTCGCATGGCGTTGACGGGATCAGCATCGATGGGACGGAGTTCTCCCTCCATACGGCGGCGGCCGATCGGTTAGTTGTGAAATCGATGGACTCTGACGAAGATTTAATCGAGTTAGAAAATGAGATGTGGGAGACGTTCTACGGAACCGGGTTTTGGAGAAGTCTCTCTCAAAGGATCGATTGA
- the LOC128132106 gene encoding uncharacterized protein LOC128132106 produces MANDALRTGFMTVFVVSGSVVLLAHQFHKHLLSDFMKKMEFELGPTKSQTKKKVRFSNEASKVLSASYKESQWSKVAMVDMEDFCGDKKKCRKTMPLNWQVMYKGIIDYRNSIYIQ; encoded by the exons ATGGCTAACGATGCTTTGAGGACAGGGTTCATGACCGTTTTTGTTGTATCCGGAAGCGTTGTGCTTCTTGCTCACCAGTTTCATAAACACCTTCTTTCCGACTTTATGAAAAAGATGGAATTCGAATTGG GTCCCACCAAGAGCCAAACAAAGAAGAAGGTGAGATTCTCCAATGAAGCATCAAAGGTTTTATCAGCCAGTTATAAAGAAAGCCAGTGGTCGAAGGTGGCAATGGTTGACATGGAGGACTTCTGTGGGGATAAAAAGAAATGCAGGAAGACAATGCCTCTTAATTGGCAGGTTATGTATAAAGGGATCATAGACTACAGGAATTCAATATATATCCAATAA
- the LOC111899802 gene encoding D-lactate dehydrogenase [cytochrome], mitochondrial isoform X2, whose protein sequence is MAFFTWLSRARSSCKPSKFFQNFFVQSNHTARFQFQSQSRILENTIIVNSSNSNKQSWRTYLLPIVLAISGGSLALQLQKNPSLCDSPNLQESGRIGGKDSTERVVKGSYKPVPPELITELKTICQDNITLDYDERYFHGKPQYSFHKAVNIPDVVVFPRSEDEVSKIVRSCNKHKVPIVPYGGATSIEGHTLSPNGGVCIDMTLMKNVKALHVEDMDVVVEPGIGWMELNEYLAPYGLFFPLDPGPGATIGGMCGTRCSGSLAVRYGTMRDNVINLKAVLADGEVVKTASRARKSAAGYDLTRLMIGSEGTLGVITEVTLRLQKIPEHSIVAMCNFPTVKDAADVAIAAMLSGIQVSRVELLDEVQVKAVNLANGKDLPEFPTLMFEFIGTEAYTREQTLIVQKIVSEHRGSDFVFAEDPQAKKELWKIRKEALYACFAMAPGFEAMTTDVCVPLSHLAEIISKSKEVLDASSLLCTVIAHAGDGNFHTVILFDPADDEQRKEAERLNNFMVHAALSMEGTCTGEHGVGTGKMKYLEKELGTENLRTMKKIKAALDPNGIMNPGKLIPPHICL, encoded by the exons ATGGCTTTCTTCACTTGGCTCTCTCGTGCCCGATCGTCTTGTAAACCCAGCAAATTCTTTCAAAACTTCTTCGTTCAGTCCAATCACACTGCTCGATTTCAATTTCAATCTCAATCACGCATTCTAGAGAACACCATCATAGTCAACTCGAGCAACAGCAACAAACAATCATGGAGGACTTATTTGCTTCCAATTGTTCTCGCCATCTCCGGCGGCTCACTTGCACTCCAGTTACAGAAAAACCCGTCACTATGCGATTCCCCTAATCTCCAGGAAAG TGGGCGTATTGGGGGCAAAGATAGCACGGAGCGTGTTGTGAAGGGCTCGTATAAGCCAGTCCCACCCGAGCTCATCACTGAACTCAAGACCATATGTCAA GATAACATCACACTGGATTATGACGAAAGATATTTCCATGGGAAACCACAATACAGCTTTCACAAAGCAGTCAACATCCCTGATGTTGTTGTGTTTCCAAGGTCTGAAGATGAAGTGTCTAAGATTGTCCGATCTTGTAACAAACATAAG GTCCCTATTGTACCTTATGGTGGAGCTACATCAATCGAGGGTCATACTTTATCTCCTAATGGAGGTGTCTGCATTGACATGACCTTAATGAAA AATGTTAAAGCATTACATGTTGAAGACATGGATGTTGTTGTTGAACCTGGGATTGGATGGATGGAGCTTAATGAATACTTAGCACCTTATGGTCTATTCTTCCCCCTCGACCCTG GACCTGGAGCAACCATTGGAGGGATGTGTGGGACGCGTTGTTCTGGTTCTTTAGCTGTTAG ATATGGAACCATGCGTGACAATGTCATCAATCTCAAGGCTGTTTTAGCTGATGGAgaagttgttaaaacagcatCTCGTGCTCGAAAAAGTGCTGCTGG ATATGATCTTACACGGCTGATGATTGGAAGTGAAGGCACTTTGGGTGTGATAACAGAAGTTACATTGCGTCTACAAAAAATTCCAGAGCATTCAATT GTGGCAATGTGTAATTTTCCTACAGTCAAAGATGCAGCTGATGTGGCAATAGCAGCTATGTTATCTGGCATACAA GTGTCAAGGGTGGAGCTGTTAGATGAGGTTCAAGTGAAGGCTGTTAATCTTGCTAATGGAAAAGACTTGCCTGAATTTCCAACTTTGATGTTTGAATTTATAGGCAcag AGGCATATACACGTGAACAGACACTTATAGTTCAAAAGATTGTATCAGAGCATCGTGGGTCCGACTTTGTTTTTGCAGAAGACCCACAAGCTAAAAAGGAACTTTGGAAG ATAAGGAAAGAAGCTCTGTATGCCTGCTTTGCAATGGCACCTGGTTTTGAAGCAATGACAACA GATGTATGTGTTCCCTTATCACATCTTGCTGAAATAATTTCTAAATCTAAAGAAGTTCTAGACGCTTCATCACTGCTGTG CACAGTGATTGCTCATGCTGGAGATGGTAACTTTCACACAGTGATTTTATTTGATCCAGCAGACGATGAACAACGTAAGGAGGCTGAAAGATTGAATAATTTTATGGTTCATGCTGCTTTATCAATGGAag GTACATGTACTGGAGAACATGGCGTGGGTACTGGGAAAATGAAG TATCTTGAGAAAGAACTTGGAACAGAGAATTTGAGGACGATGAAAAAGATAAAGGCTGCTTTGGATCCTAATGGCATTATGAATCCAGGAAAGCTAATTCCACCTCATATTTGCTTGTAA
- the LOC111899802 gene encoding D-lactate dehydrogenase [cytochrome], mitochondrial isoform X1 produces the protein MAFFTWLSRARSSCKPSKFFQNFFVQSNHTARFQFQSQSRILENTIIVNSSNSNKQSWRTYLLPIVLAISGGSLALQLQKNPSLCDSPNLQERSGRIGGKDSTERVVKGSYKPVPPELITELKTICQDNITLDYDERYFHGKPQYSFHKAVNIPDVVVFPRSEDEVSKIVRSCNKHKVPIVPYGGATSIEGHTLSPNGGVCIDMTLMKNVKALHVEDMDVVVEPGIGWMELNEYLAPYGLFFPLDPGPGATIGGMCGTRCSGSLAVRYGTMRDNVINLKAVLADGEVVKTASRARKSAAGYDLTRLMIGSEGTLGVITEVTLRLQKIPEHSIVAMCNFPTVKDAADVAIAAMLSGIQVSRVELLDEVQVKAVNLANGKDLPEFPTLMFEFIGTEAYTREQTLIVQKIVSEHRGSDFVFAEDPQAKKELWKIRKEALYACFAMAPGFEAMTTDVCVPLSHLAEIISKSKEVLDASSLLCTVIAHAGDGNFHTVILFDPADDEQRKEAERLNNFMVHAALSMEGTCTGEHGVGTGKMKYLEKELGTENLRTMKKIKAALDPNGIMNPGKLIPPHICL, from the exons ATGGCTTTCTTCACTTGGCTCTCTCGTGCCCGATCGTCTTGTAAACCCAGCAAATTCTTTCAAAACTTCTTCGTTCAGTCCAATCACACTGCTCGATTTCAATTTCAATCTCAATCACGCATTCTAGAGAACACCATCATAGTCAACTCGAGCAACAGCAACAAACAATCATGGAGGACTTATTTGCTTCCAATTGTTCTCGCCATCTCCGGCGGCTCACTTGCACTCCAGTTACAGAAAAACCCGTCACTATGCGATTCCCCTAATCTCCAGGAAAG AAGTGGGCGTATTGGGGGCAAAGATAGCACGGAGCGTGTTGTGAAGGGCTCGTATAAGCCAGTCCCACCCGAGCTCATCACTGAACTCAAGACCATATGTCAA GATAACATCACACTGGATTATGACGAAAGATATTTCCATGGGAAACCACAATACAGCTTTCACAAAGCAGTCAACATCCCTGATGTTGTTGTGTTTCCAAGGTCTGAAGATGAAGTGTCTAAGATTGTCCGATCTTGTAACAAACATAAG GTCCCTATTGTACCTTATGGTGGAGCTACATCAATCGAGGGTCATACTTTATCTCCTAATGGAGGTGTCTGCATTGACATGACCTTAATGAAA AATGTTAAAGCATTACATGTTGAAGACATGGATGTTGTTGTTGAACCTGGGATTGGATGGATGGAGCTTAATGAATACTTAGCACCTTATGGTCTATTCTTCCCCCTCGACCCTG GACCTGGAGCAACCATTGGAGGGATGTGTGGGACGCGTTGTTCTGGTTCTTTAGCTGTTAG ATATGGAACCATGCGTGACAATGTCATCAATCTCAAGGCTGTTTTAGCTGATGGAgaagttgttaaaacagcatCTCGTGCTCGAAAAAGTGCTGCTGG ATATGATCTTACACGGCTGATGATTGGAAGTGAAGGCACTTTGGGTGTGATAACAGAAGTTACATTGCGTCTACAAAAAATTCCAGAGCATTCAATT GTGGCAATGTGTAATTTTCCTACAGTCAAAGATGCAGCTGATGTGGCAATAGCAGCTATGTTATCTGGCATACAA GTGTCAAGGGTGGAGCTGTTAGATGAGGTTCAAGTGAAGGCTGTTAATCTTGCTAATGGAAAAGACTTGCCTGAATTTCCAACTTTGATGTTTGAATTTATAGGCAcag AGGCATATACACGTGAACAGACACTTATAGTTCAAAAGATTGTATCAGAGCATCGTGGGTCCGACTTTGTTTTTGCAGAAGACCCACAAGCTAAAAAGGAACTTTGGAAG ATAAGGAAAGAAGCTCTGTATGCCTGCTTTGCAATGGCACCTGGTTTTGAAGCAATGACAACA GATGTATGTGTTCCCTTATCACATCTTGCTGAAATAATTTCTAAATCTAAAGAAGTTCTAGACGCTTCATCACTGCTGTG CACAGTGATTGCTCATGCTGGAGATGGTAACTTTCACACAGTGATTTTATTTGATCCAGCAGACGATGAACAACGTAAGGAGGCTGAAAGATTGAATAATTTTATGGTTCATGCTGCTTTATCAATGGAag GTACATGTACTGGAGAACATGGCGTGGGTACTGGGAAAATGAAG TATCTTGAGAAAGAACTTGGAACAGAGAATTTGAGGACGATGAAAAAGATAAAGGCTGCTTTGGATCCTAATGGCATTATGAATCCAGGAAAGCTAATTCCACCTCATATTTGCTTGTAA